The nucleotide window TTCGCTCGAGCGCGGTCTGAAGAGCCTTGGGCTCGGCGCAGCCGCCAAAGACCTGGAGCTGCATGAAGAGCCGGCGGTCGCTCGCCTGTTGATTGGCGCCGCGCTCCGTCACGTCTATTTTGATGTCTGGGGGCCTGGTCTCTCCGCTCATGTTCGATTGGAACTTGGGGGGAGCGGCTCCGCTCCTCCTCCAGACCCTCCCACCACATTCAGCATGATGCTCCTAGCCGCCGCGCGTGTGCATCTCGAGGTGTGGCCGGGCCCGCAGCTCCGTGATCTGGACCAGGGGCTGCCTGTTCTTCACGGCCAGCCGCTCCTCGGCTCCCCGATCGCGCCGGCCCTGCCAGGCCGAGCGGATGATCGCGGTGATCTCCTCTTTCGACAAGCCTTCCCTGAGTGATTTCCTCAGGTCGAGGCCGGCCGTGGCGTAGAGACAGAGGAGCCACTGCCCGTCGGCAGTGAGCCGGCTCCGGTCGCACGAGGCGCAGAAGGGCGCCGTGGTCGAAGAAATAATGCCGAAGACCGTGCCATCGGAGAGCCGGAAGCGGTCGGCGGGCGCCGAGGACTCCTCGACCACCGGCTCGATGGCGCCGTAGCGCGCGGAAAGCCGCTCGAGCATCTCGCGCCGGGAGACCACTTGCTCCATGGTCCAGCGCGTGGCGCCGCCCACGTCCATGTACTCGATGAAGCGGATCTCCGCGCTCATGCGCTTGCCGAACTCGATGAGGTCGGCCAGCTCGTCGTCGTTGGTGCCGCGGAGCACCACGCTGTCGAGCTTGAGACCGCCCCAGCCCATGCCGTGGACGGCGGCGATGCCCTCGAGGACCTGGGCATGGCTGTCCCGCCGCGTGAGGGCCCGGAAGCGGTCGGGCCTGAGGGTGTCGAGGCTCACCGTCACGCGGCCGATGCCCGCCCTCCGGAGCGCCGACGCCTCGGCCGCGAGCAGGATGCCATTGGTGGTGATGGCGAGATCGCGGATTCGCGGCTCGGCCGCGATCATGGTGACGAGACGAGGCAGATCCTTGCGCAGAAGAGGCTCGCCGCCCGTGAAGCGCACCTTGTCCACGCCGAGGTCGGCGAACACGTCCACGAGCTGTGCGATCTCCTCGAAGGTCAGGATGTCGGCCCGGGGCAGCCAGGCGTATTCCTCCTCGGGCATGCAGTAGGCGCAGCGGAGATTACAGCGGTCCGTGACGGACAGACGCAGGTTGCGGAGCGGACGCTGCCAGGCGTCGCGGATCACGGCAGCTCCACCCACACCTGCTCGCCGTCGACGCTGACGGGGAAGCATGCCATCTTGACGGCGGGATTGTTCATGTTGGCGCCGCTCGTGACATCCCAGCGCCAGGCGTGCCAGGGACAGGTCACCACGGGGCCGTCGAGCTCGCCCTCGCCCAGCGGACCCCCGCGGTGGGCGCAGACATTGTCGAGGGCGTAGAAGGAGCCGTCCACATTGAAGAGGGCCACCGTCCGGCCTCCCGCCTCGACCACGCGTCCCTCCCCCGCCGGCACGTCCTTGGTGCTTCCCACGCGCACGCGAGGCATCAGCGCACCTGAGGGAGGGCGGGCTCGCCGAGTCCGGCCCGCTGCCACTCGCGCAGGAGACCCGGCTTCTTGACGCCCACGTCGAAGTGGTCCCACGGGAAGATCTCGGACTCGGGGCGGGGGCGCTGCGTGTAGAAGGCCGCCTCCCCGTCCCACTCTCTCAAGGCCCGGCGCCAGTCGCCCTCCCGCCGCGCGGCGAGCTCGATGAAGTCCGCCACCCGGCGATCGCCTCGGGCCAGGAGGGCCTGCAGCCCCGCCTCACGGGGATTCTCGTGCACTACGCGGACGGAAAGCCTCCGGGCCCCCTGCTTGATCGCGTCGAGCTTGGCCTCGAGATCGCGTGGGTCGTCGAACGGCGCCCACTGGAAGGGCGTCCAGGGCTTGGGCACGAAGGAGGAGACCGACAGGGTCAGCTTGCCGAAGGGGTGGCCGTCGGGACCCGGCACGCGGAGCCTCTCGAGCATGCGGCGGGCGAGGTCGACAATGGCCAGGACATCCTCCATCGTCTCCGTGGGCTGGCCGATCATGAAGTAGCACTTGAGGTTGGGGATGCCGTACTTGCGCAGGAGATCGCAGGCGGCCATGAGCTGCTCGTCGGTGATGAGCTTGCGAATGACCCGGCGCAGGCGTGCTGTGCCCGCCTCCGGCGCCATGGTCAGCGTCCGGTGCCCGCCCCGCTGGAGCGACGCTACCAGATCCTCGGTCAGGCTGTCGGCGCGCAGCGACGAGATCGAGACCTCCACGCCGTACTCCTCGAGCATCTTCATGAGCTCGCCGATGTGCGGGTAGTCGGACACGCAGGCCCCCACCAGCCCCACCCGAGTGGACTCTTTCGCGATCTGGGCCACGGACTCGCGCAGGGCCTCCAGGCTCCGGTGGCGCACGGGCCGGTAGATCTGCCCTTCCAGACAGAACCGGCAGCCTCTCCCGCACCCCTTGCCGACTTCGAGGAGCGCCATGTGACCGTACTCGGCCTTCGGGGTCTTCAGCATGGACCGCGTCTCGAAGGCATCGACGTCGCGGAGCCGCCGCTTGACGATCACGCCGGGGGCCCCGGACTCGCGCGGCGTCACTGCCTCGATGGTTCCGTCCACCGCGTATCCGATGTCGTAGGCGCCCGGCACATAGATGCCGTCGAGCCCGGCCAGGCGCTCGAGAAAACGGCGCCGCCGGTCCCGGGCCTCCTCCGCCCCGCTCGCCCGCCACGCCTCGACGATCTCGCCCACGAGCTCTTCGCCCTCCCCCACGGCGACCGCGTCCATGAAGGGCGCCACCGGCTCGGGATTCGAGAACGCGCACACCCCGCCCATGAGCACGATGGGATCATGGCGGCCGCGCTCGGCCGCCCGCAGCGGGATGCCCGCCATGGCGAGCAGACGGACAGCATTGATATAGTCGCCTTCGTAGGTGACGGAGAAGCCGATGAGGTCGAAGTCCCTGAGCGGGCGCAGCGACTCGAGCGAGAAGGGAGCCGTCCCGCTGCGCCGCTGCTCCTCGAGGTCCTCGGGATCGGGGAAAAAGACGCGCTCGCAGACGACGTCGGGAATGGCGTTCAGGTGCTCGTAGATGGTCTGGAAGCCCAGATTCGACATGCCCACGGCATAGCTG belongs to Candidatus Methylomirabilota bacterium and includes:
- the moaA gene encoding GTP 3',8-cyclase MoaA, with the translated sequence MLPRQRRRRAGVGGAAVIRDAWQRPLRNLRLSVTDRCNLRCAYCMPEEEYAWLPRADILTFEEIAQLVDVFADLGVDKVRFTGGEPLLRKDLPRLVTMIAAEPRIRDLAITTNGILLAAEASALRRAGIGRVTVSLDTLRPDRFRALTRRDSHAQVLEGIAAVHGMGWGGLKLDSVVLRGTNDDELADLIEFGKRMSAEIRFIEYMDVGGATRWTMEQVVSRREMLERLSARYGAIEPVVEESSAPADRFRLSDGTVFGIISSTTAPFCASCDRSRLTADGQWLLCLYATAGLDLRKSLREGLSKEEITAIIRSAWQGRRDRGAEERLAVKNRQPLVQITELRARPHLEMHTRGG
- a CDS encoding Rieske (2Fe-2S) protein; amino-acid sequence: MPRVRVGSTKDVPAGEGRVVEAGGRTVALFNVDGSFYALDNVCAHRGGPLGEGELDGPVVTCPWHAWRWDVTSGANMNNPAVKMACFPVSVDGEQVWVELP
- a CDS encoding radical SAM protein, which translates into the protein MSWKLKRKAQALLAGEEGQVHKDWGGRMSIALVYPNSYAVGMSNLGFQTIYEHLNAIPDVVCERVFFPDPEDLEEQRRSGTAPFSLESLRPLRDFDLIGFSVTYEGDYINAVRLLAMAGIPLRAAERGRHDPIVLMGGVCAFSNPEPVAPFMDAVAVGEGEELVGEIVEAWRASGAEEARDRRRRFLERLAGLDGIYVPGAYDIGYAVDGTIEAVTPRESGAPGVIVKRRLRDVDAFETRSMLKTPKAEYGHMALLEVGKGCGRGCRFCLEGQIYRPVRHRSLEALRESVAQIAKESTRVGLVGACVSDYPHIGELMKMLEEYGVEVSISSLRADSLTEDLVASLQRGGHRTLTMAPEAGTARLRRVIRKLITDEQLMAACDLLRKYGIPNLKCYFMIGQPTETMEDVLAIVDLARRMLERLRVPGPDGHPFGKLTLSVSSFVPKPWTPFQWAPFDDPRDLEAKLDAIKQGARRLSVRVVHENPREAGLQALLARGDRRVADFIELAARREGDWRRALREWDGEAAFYTQRPRPESEIFPWDHFDVGVKKPGLLREWQRAGLGEPALPQVR